From Bradyrhizobium erythrophlei:
CCCGTTTCGCATGACATTGAAGCGAGTATGCCGTGGTTGGCCGATCCAGCGATCCCGCAAATGCGTCCGGGAGAATCCGTACCTTCGAGAGAATCCCGGACATCCACTCTCCAAGGCTCGTTTCTATAGAGGGGCTGGCCGCCACCGTTTGCATTCGTACTGCCGACTTCCGTTGTTGGGCAGATAGTGTTGCAAAAGTCGAAAATCGAGATGCTCCGAAAATCTCGCGAAAGTTGATTCTTGGACATTCTTACCGCCGCAAGGCCCTGTAGTGGCGCTACGAAGGTCCACGGTCGTTTTTGCGTGAAACGATGTGGTCCCTCATATCGTCACGCGCGAAACGCATCAGTGGTTCTAGAAAATTTCAGTCGCCACCCTAAAAAGACTTTTTCACACTATCGGGCACAAAGCGGACATGGCGCGATGTCCGACTTGAGTCCGTTATGCGCGCAAAAGCAATCATGCAGGCAGTGCCTTGGCGGGGGTTTAATTCACGCCTCGTCATCCTGACCAATGGAAATCGACACGCTAACCCCCGAGGGCCAAGGCTGAGCTGCGCGAGATGCTAGCCGAGGCGGTGCGCAAAACAGTCTGAAGACGCGCAGCGCGCTGTCTAGGGCAAATGATGGCCAAGCAAAAGGCCGCTGGGCTGATGGCGAAAGGCAAGGTGAGGCATCTCCGCGCAACGGTCAGGGGGACTGCCAGCACGCATCATGAAGAACCTGATCGCAGGCGCCAGACGACCCCGGCCACGACAATGGCGAGAATGATCCAGATGACCATGTGAAATTGTCCATATCCGCCGTAGCCCCATGGCTCTGTTCCGAACATGATCAGTCCTCCGGCTCCTTTAGCGTGGTCGTCCGCTGCGTCACCATCCTAGCCCCACTCACGCAAAAGCCGCCAAGGTTTCCCTCGACGGCTCGTGCCGTTGCGTTGCGTTTGCACGGAAGGTGTGCTGCGTCGAGCGGTGTCGAACGTAGCCCAAGCCTGCCTTATCATGTGTGGCTGGCGGCGATGCTCTTCAAGCCAGTGTTGCTGTCCCATTGTGAACTGGCGGCGGCGTTTTTCAAAAAAGGGCGGCCGTTGCGAGCCGCCCCTCTGTCGTCGTGTGGACTGTAGCTGTGGCTTCTCAATTGAGCGCCCCGGGATCATCATTGCTGATTAAGGTCAGCAATCGATCTGCCACGGCCCGGATGCGTCCCTTGAATACCCTGTCCGCTCTGACATCGCCGCGCTCGACGGCCATTGCCAGGTCGCCGACAAGTTGCTCGATTTGCGCCAACCATGACACATCTGGGGGCGGAAGGCCCGCTTCCTCCGGTTGCGTCGCGGAAGCAACGATGTGCATCGGCCCCGCATCTTCATCGTCGGTTCAGTCTTCTTGTTGTACGTGGGGTCCGAGGGGTTAGAGGGGGTGTGCTGGATTACCATCCACTACGCCAACTTACGCGGAGAAGGTTCGATCCCAGTTCCTCTCCCTCCGCCACCATAACCGAAGCCGCATATTCTCCGCGTGAGTTTGTGTGCAATTAAGCCCAATAGCGGCAGCGATTTCTTGTTTGAACTCCGGACTCCTTCTCGGCAGGGCGCGCTCATTATTCTCCGAAAAGGCCCCTTTATCTCCGAAGCTCTGGACTCCGCGCATCCGGTACGGTTTTCGAAACTCTAACGTTTCGAAGGGTCTATGAATTTCAACGAAAAGAGGTTCTGCGGCTCCTCTCGGACAGGCGAGAGCGTCCAATTCCAATTTCGCCATATCGAGGTTCGAATCGTCCCGTCCCAGTCAACCAGTCCGGCGTCCAGAGAAAATGTCCCTGAAACTCACGGAAAGGCCCACCAACAGGGGGCTTTCGGGAATGATCGACCGGTCTCTGGGCTCCGATTTTGGGCAACCGCCTACCAACCTCAGGATGAGCGGAAGCACAACGCCTCCGATGAAGGCGTTGATGATCAAAGCAACGATACCTACCCCGAGGTAAATACCAAGTCGCGGCAATGGCCAATCGCCTATGGCCTCCGCACATGAGGTTCGACTAATCGGTCTTGGTGGGCTTCTTGGTCGCAACGATTTGCTTCCAAGGGCGTACCGCGACCGTTGTGGGTTTAGGCAGCTGTCGGAGCACGCCACCTGGCGGCGGTGACAGGGTTGGTGCAGGCGTGGGTGGCGGAGGTGGAGGTGGCGTTGTGTCTTCCTTGTCTACCGCGAACTGCGCTTCTCCAGCTTCAATACCTTTCTTGGCCTTGTTATAGGCCCAGTCCGGGATCTGTGGACTGTTGGCATTGAGCTTGTCCTTCTCGTCGATCAGGTTCCTAAGTTTGGCGGTAAGAACCTCCTCGGTTTCTCCCTGCCAGCACACTATCGAGTGGAAAAATCTGGCATCGTTATTAAGCTTATCGTATGCGTGCCCGGCTGAAAGGTGCCCAGCCTCTTTGTCGTTGGGATTAAGGAAGGTTGTAATCCCGGAGAGGATGGCAACGAAGATTGCCAAGGCTCCCGCCAGAATTCCTATCCATGGTTCCTGTTGTGCCGCCTTCGTGAAGGCGGTCGCACCGACTAAGCCCGAAATTATTACGGACGGTAGGCCTAGCCATAAGTTGCCCTTCTTCCACCTGGCCGCTGCGCAGTGATGGCCCTTCATTGAATAGAGAGTTGACTCCTCAAGGCGCTTCGCCTCGTTGATGATTTGAGAATGCGCCTTTGTCGCGGGACGCTCGCTTGTGGTCTCAACCATAGGCGGGGAAATGGTAGGGCATGAGAGCCTTCCAAGTGATGATTGCGTTTCGAGGGTCGCCTCTGTCGCCGTACATTTCGGCGTTGACGGCTGTGTTAAAGGCACCCTGTAATTTGCGGGAGGCCTCTTCTACGGTGGATTGGGTGATGTAGCGGCCGATATCGTCGCCATAACCGGCAGGGTCTAGGTTTCTCCCCCGGACGAGTGCCTGAGCCTTGTCGAAAAAGAACCGCAGCCCTGATGGGAAATCGCTAATGGTGACGTTGCGGAATGCTTCGAACGCCAGCACTTCAAGATGGAAAGAACGGAAGAAGGCACCATGGGCTTTATTCCAGCTCTTAATCATCTTGATGAGTGGAACGAGATTGCCTTTATGGTATTTGTTCGCCTCGGTCATGAGGGCGACGTGTTTCTTTGGGTCAGTCTCCAACCAGAAGTTTCCGACCGCGTTGGCGATGAGATAGCCTCCGCCGGTGCGGTTGAAGCCGACAACAACATCCACAACGAAATCTGAAAAGCGGATAGTTACGGCCTGCCCGTTGCGGCTGATGTCAGGGGTCGAAGTGTAGGTTTTAAGGAGCAGTCGCTTCGTATAGTCCAGAAGACCAGAAGGGCCGCCGTTCTGATTGTTGTAGTGGTGGAAGTAGTGCGGATCGAGGACGACAAAAACGTCCACGTCCGCCTCTTTTAGCGGCGAGATCATCGTAGACCGCATATACGAGCCGGTCAGAAAGTCATCGACCACCTTCATGCCGGCGTTGACGGTATCGCGGACGCCGTTTTGGCGCGTGGAGACCGTCAATGCTTGATCGAACGTGATCTCTAAGTTCGAGCGTAGCTTGGTGAAAGAGTCTGCGACCGTATAAGGCATTTGGAACCGTTTGAGGGAACCCGGCGAATATAGGGCCAGCGTCGGTACAACCAAGGGCTGAATTGGGTTTACCCCCAACCTACATTACGTCTTCGATCTCTGGGCTGAGCGCTGGCGACGGCGTGAGGCTGCGGGCAATATGATCATCGTGCGCTACGCCGACGACCTCATTGTCGGCTTCGAGCACGAGACCGAGGCCCGTCGCTTCCTCGACGAGACGAGATGCGTAAGCGGTTACAGGTCGTCACCGGCTACTTCAACTACCACGCGGTGCCGACAAACAGTTCGACACAGACCGCCTTCTTATTCCACGTCACCAATCTCTGGCGGCGCATGCTACGGCAGCGGAGCCAGAGAGACTGGACGACCTGGGAGCGGATCAAGCGGTTGGCCGACGACTGGCTCCCGAAACCGCGAATCCTCCATCCGTGGCCAGAGGTCGCTTCGCCGTTAGGCACCCAAGGTGGGAGCCGTATGCCCGAATTGGGCCCGTACGGATCTGTGCGGGGGGCGAGAGGTAACTCGCGTCCCTACCGCGAAAGTGGCCGCACCACAGTCAAAACGGTGCTTTTGACCCAACTGCGACATCGACCCCAGCACCCTTCTGATCGCAGCCCGCCGTACGTCATGCAATATTGAAACTCGTGTAAGGTAGAGAACGTCCGAGCTCCACGCGGATGGCGCGACTATCGATGACATTGAACCATAGAAACGGGCAGCCGTTTGCATTGTTTTGGTCGTGCAAATAATTATGCCTTCGCTTGCATCGCATGGCCGACCAGGTTTTTTCCGAGCGACCATATAGCACCAGGGACGCGGTGGCTTTCGGCGATGACGGAGTCAAAACCGTTCAAGATCCAATCACAGTCCGACTCGGAAATAACAAGTGCGGGCAAAAGCTTGATCGTATGGCCAGCATGACTAGAGACTTGGCTCAGCAATTTATGCTCTTTGAAAAGCGGGATCGTAATGAGCTGGCTAAATAGACCCGTCCTCGCAGCCTCAAGAGCGTGCCATGATGCCTTGAGCTTGAATGATGTTGGTGGACCGAACTCGATACCAATCATCAATCCCTTGCCGCGTACCTCACGGAGAAACTCGTAACGTCGGGTCATTTCAGTAAAGGCGCGCAGCAATCGTTCTCCGGTCTGCGCTGCTTTTTCGACCAGCTGCTCCGACTTGAGCACATCCAGTGTCGCAATTCCGGCCGCCATTGCCAGGTCATTTGCCCCGAATGTCGATCCGTGGGCTACTGCACGCTCCATGCGATCAAAGACTTTGTCAAAAATCCATTTTCGCGTGAGAAGTGCTCCAACCGGAACGTGTCCGCCCGACAGTGTTTTTGCAAGGAGAACCATATCCGGCTCGACGTTCCAGTATTCAACCGCCAGGAAGCGGCCGGTGCGGCCCAATCCGGTCTGCACTTCATCGGCGACGAACAAGGTCCCGTGGCGCCGGCAGAGATCCGCGGCAAGTTTAAGATAGTCATCGTCGGGGACGTTTACCCCTTTACCCTGTATCGGCTCGACGATGAATGCGGCAATCGTGCGCGAATGAAGGGCCTTCTCAAGCGCAACAAGATCGTTAAATGGGATGCGGACACAGTGGGGCAGCAAGGGCTCGAAGCCTTCTCGGAAAATATCGTCTCCATTGAGAGACAGCGCACCATTGGTGAGACCGTGGAATGCATGCTCGCAGTAAAGTATCCCGGGCCGGCCCGTTGCTGCTCGCGCGAATTTGATAGCCGCCTCGACCGTTTCCGATCCGGAATTTACGAAGCAGACTTTATCGAGATAGGGCACGTGCGCCAGTAATCGCTCGGCGAGAATGCCGGCTAAAGTCGACACATCCATTTGGACCAGATTGGGAAGATCGCTGTCGAGAATGCTTTTCAACGCCTCACACAAAGCGGGATGATTGCGCCCGATGGCAAAGACTCCAAAACCACTCAATAGGTCGAGATAACGGTTGCCGTCTCGATCATAGAGATACTGGCCCTTGCCACTGCAAAAGCCGACGTCGTAGCC
This genomic window contains:
- a CDS encoding SLATT domain-containing protein, with the translated sequence MVETTSERPATKAHSQIINEAKRLEESTLYSMKGHHCAAARWKKGNLWLGLPSVIISGLVGATAFTKAAQQEPWIGILAGALAIFVAILSGITTFLNPNDKEAGHLSAGHAYDKLNNDARFFHSIVCWQGETEEVLTAKLRNLIDEKDKLNANSPQIPDWAYNKAKKGIEAGEAQFAVDKEDTTPPPPPPPTPAPTLSPPPGGVLRQLPKPTTVAVRPWKQIVATKKPTKTD
- a CDS encoding CBASS oligonucleotide cyclase; this translates as MPYTVADSFTKLRSNLEITFDQALTVSTRQNGVRDTVNAGMKVVDDFLTGSYMRSTMISPLKEADVDVFVVLDPHYFHHYNNQNGGPSGLLDYTKRLLLKTYTSTPDISRNGQAVTIRFSDFVVDVVVGFNRTGGGYLIANAVGNFWLETDPKKHVALMTEANKYHKGNLVPLIKMIKSWNKAHGAFFRSFHLEVLAFEAFRNVTISDFPSGLRFFFDKAQALVRGRNLDPAGYGDDIGRYITQSTVEEASRKLQGAFNTAVNAEMYGDRGDPRNAIITWKALMPYHFPAYG
- a CDS encoding aspartate aminotransferase family protein, yielding MAKLFSLREHDHYAIHRRLLNEQMVRVLKAIGYDVGFCSGKGQYLYDRDGNRYLDLLSGFGVFAIGRNHPALCEALKSILDSDLPNLVQMDVSTLAGILAERLLAHVPYLDKVCFVNSGSETVEAAIKFARAATGRPGILYCEHAFHGLTNGALSLNGDDIFREGFEPLLPHCVRIPFNDLVALEKALHSRTIAAFIVEPIQGKGVNVPDDDYLKLAADLCRRHGTLFVADEVQTGLGRTGRFLAVEYWNVEPDMVLLAKTLSGGHVPVGALLTRKWIFDKVFDRMERAVAHGSTFGANDLAMAAGIATLDVLKSEQLVEKAAQTGERLLRAFTEMTRRYEFLREVRGKGLMIGIEFGPPTSFKLKASWHALEAARTGLFSQLITIPLFKEHKLLSQVSSHAGHTIKLLPALVISESDCDWILNGFDSVIAESHRVPGAIWSLGKNLVGHAMQAKA